One Desulfurella sp. DNA segment encodes these proteins:
- the guaA gene encoding glutamine-hydrolyzing GMP synthase, which yields MSLVILDFGSQYTQLIARRIRQMGYYAEILPYNAKPGSNVKGIILSGSPFSVYEKNAPKPDNSIYELNVPILGICYGMQLIAEKFKGNVAWAQKREYGYAKIYIDKQDDLFFNIKNENIVWMSHADRIDKLPEGFEIISHTQNSPYAAIRNLDKKIWAIQFHPEVSHTQNGNVILENFVSRICGISKDWNMVDFLEKTINDIKQEIKDKKVLCAISGGVDSSVLVVLLNKAIGDNVIPVFINNGLLRQNEEVSVQKAFEKLGIKINYIDASELFLTRLKNVKDPEQKRKIIGHTFIDVFRDFVLKLGKIEYLAQGTLYPDVIESVAVKGPSDVIKSHHNVGGLPKDLKFKLIEPFRFLFKDEVRQLAKQLNLDDSFINRHPFPGPGLAIRIIGEVTKQKLEILRQADDIIIEEIKKSGYYDKVWQAFGVLLDLKSVGVMGDKRTYDYTIVLRVVESLDGMTANWTYLPYDVLNSISTRIINEVSHINRVVLDISNKPPATIEWE from the coding sequence TTGAGTTTAGTAATTTTGGATTTTGGATCTCAATATACTCAACTAATCGCAAGACGCATAAGACAGATGGGATATTATGCCGAGATTTTACCATACAATGCAAAACCAGGCAGCAACGTAAAAGGTATAATTTTGTCAGGATCGCCTTTTAGTGTTTATGAAAAAAATGCACCAAAACCAGATAATTCTATTTATGAATTGAATGTTCCAATACTTGGAATATGTTACGGTATGCAACTTATAGCAGAAAAGTTCAAAGGAAACGTTGCATGGGCCCAAAAACGAGAATACGGTTATGCAAAAATCTATATTGATAAACAGGATGATTTATTTTTTAATATAAAGAATGAAAATATTGTATGGATGTCGCATGCAGATAGAATTGATAAACTTCCAGAAGGTTTCGAAATAATATCGCATACACAAAATTCACCATATGCTGCTATTAGAAATTTGGACAAAAAAATATGGGCAATCCAATTTCACCCGGAAGTTTCCCATACTCAAAATGGTAATGTTATTCTTGAAAATTTTGTTTCGCGCATATGTGGCATAAGCAAAGATTGGAATATGGTTGATTTTCTTGAAAAAACTATTAATGATATAAAGCAGGAAATAAAAGATAAAAAAGTTTTATGCGCAATATCAGGCGGTGTAGATTCTTCTGTTTTGGTAGTATTGCTAAATAAAGCAATAGGTGATAATGTTATACCTGTTTTCATAAATAATGGACTTTTGCGCCAAAACGAAGAGGTAAGCGTACAAAAGGCTTTTGAAAAATTAGGAATTAAAATAAACTATATTGATGCAAGTGAATTGTTTTTAACAAGACTAAAAAATGTAAAAGATCCAGAACAAAAACGTAAGATTATAGGTCATACTTTTATTGACGTGTTTAGGGATTTTGTGTTAAAATTAGGTAAAATTGAGTATTTAGCACAGGGTACTTTATACCCTGATGTCATAGAAAGTGTTGCTGTAAAGGGTCCTTCTGATGTAATAAAAAGTCACCACAATGTGGGTGGATTGCCAAAAGATTTAAAATTCAAGCTTATTGAACCTTTTAGATTTTTATTTAAAGATGAAGTAAGACAGCTTGCAAAACAACTTAATCTTGATGATTCTTTTATTAACAGGCATCCTTTTCCAGGTCCTGGTTTGGCAATAAGAATAATAGGTGAGGTTACAAAGCAAAAACTCGAAATTTTAAGACAAGCGGATGATATAATTATAGAAGAAATTAAAAAAAGTGGCTATTATGATAAAGTTTGGCAAGCATTCGGAGTTTTGCTTGATTTAAAAAGTGTAGGTGTTATGGGTGACAAAAGAACTTATGATTACACAATAGTATTAAGAGTAGTGGAGAGCTTAGATGGTATGACGGCTAATTGGACGTATTTGCCATATGATGTTTTAAATAGTATTTCGACACGAATAATAAATGAAGTGTCGCACATAAATAGGGTGGTACTGGATATATCAAACAAACCACCAGCAACTATTGAGTGGGAGTAA